Genomic segment of Drosophila simulans strain w501 chromosome 2R, Prin_Dsim_3.1, whole genome shotgun sequence:
GAGGCCCTGGAACTCGTACTAATTAGCATTTTCTCCGCTTGTTCTCTTTCGTTTCCGTTAACCAGGCAACCAGGTGATCCGTAGGCCTTAAACTGGCGCTCAAGGTCAGGAAGCATCTATCCTTCTACTCGCCGACGCTGCTGAGCGCCGCCTTCACCAGTCTGAACGGTGtgtacaacaacagcagcaatagcagcgaTCCCGCTCCGGACGAGGAGCCCGACCAGCCAGCGAGCCAGCACCACATCCACCATTCAAGGGTGAGCCACCACCACATTCCGCGGGAGGCCAAACAGGACAGGGATCGCGAGACGGAGCGCGACCAGGAGATGGGCGGCCCAACGGCGCCGGTGGCCAGCAGCGGCGAGGTGGGACAGACGTACTGCCTCCGCTGGAACAACCATCAGACCAATCTGGTACAGATTCTGCACGCCCTGCACGAGGTGGGCAGCTATGTGGACTGCAGCCTGGTGGTGGACGATGAGCAGTTCCAGGCCCATCGCGTGGTTCTGGCGGCCAATTCACCGTATTTCCAGCACATCCTGAAGGATGTGCCGCAGGACCACTGCAGCATCATACTGCCGGGAGTGAAGGGCTTCGAGATTGCCGCTTTGCTGCAGTACATGTACACGGGCGAGACGACGGTGACCAAGAGCCAGGAGCCGGAGATTCTGCGCACAGCCAAGGAGCTGCAGGTCAAGGGTCTGTACGACAACTTGATGAAGTTCAATCATGCCAGCGTCACGCCCACCTCCAGTTCGGGAGCTGGCGGAGCCAAGCCCCAGAATGGATCAGCATCCAACCACTCCTCATCCGTGATCTCCACATCCACGCACATCTCGCCCAGTGCCGCCATTTCGAGCAGCTGCtcgccaccaccgccgccgcagTTTGGCTATCAGCCGGGCTATAGCCACTatcctcagcagcagcagatgtcGGCCGGTCAAATTCCGGCCGGTGAGGCTCCACTGACCCCCACCCAGGCCACGCCCCACTCGGCGGCCTCGGGAGCGGGAGAAGCCGGTGGTCAGTGGCCACTGACaccctccgccgccgccgccatgTTGAACTCTGTCTACGAATCAGCCGCCGATATGAATCCTCTCAAGCGCAAGAAGCTGTCGGCCATTTCAAGCATGCTTCTGAGTGGTAATCGCGACACACCCATCCTGAGAAACGTTCTGGCTCAAGCTAATCCCGCTGACTCCTCGCAACCCGGACCAATGAATGCCAATGGAGAGAAGACGCCGACTCATCCACACCAGAACACCCAGCTTCCTGCCGGATTGGGAGTAAGTGGAGGCGAGCGCAACCACAGCTTCAATGGCTCCGACTACGGCGGCGACAAGGAACCACTTTCTCCCTACACAGATCGATCCTTCGAAGAGGAGACCGGTCAGTCCGGCGGCAAGAAGCCGGAATGGAAGCGGTACAAGCAATATACCAGAGCGGACATGATGTGCGCCATCCAAGCGGTGAGGGAGGGAATGAGTGCCCTGCAGGCGAGCAGGAAGTACGGCCTGCCTAGTCGCACTCTCTACGACAAAGTCCGTAAGCTGAACATCACCACAGGACGTGGCACCCATCGCACACCCAAGCGCAGCCCTCCGGGAGCTGAGTCCTCACAAGGTTTTTCCTATTCCGCTGCGGCAGCCGCTGCTGCCCACAACTACGgtcatggccatggccatcaCTCGGAGGTGAAGCGTGATCAAAAGGTGGACCATGTGCCCGC
This window contains:
- the LOC27206180 gene encoding sex determination protein fruitless, with amino-acid sequence MGGPTAPVASSGEVGQTYCLRWNNHQTNLVQILHALHEVGSYVDCSLVVDDEQFQAHRVVLAANSPYFQHILKDVPQDHCSIILPGVKGFEIAALLQYMYTGETTVTKSQEPEILRTAKELQVKGLYDNLMKFNHASVTPTSSSGAGGAKPQNGSASNHSSSVISTSTHISPSAAISSSCSPPPPPQFGYQPGYSHYPQQQQMSAGQIPAGEAPLTPTQATPHSAASGAGEAGGQWPLTPSAAAAMLNSVYESAADMNPLKRKKLSAISSMLLSGNRDTPILRNVLAQANPADSSQPGPMNANGEKTPTHPHQNTQLPAGLGVSGGERNHSFNGSDYGGDKEPLSPYTDRSFEEETGQSGGKKPEWKRYKQYTRADMMCAIQAVREGMSALQASRKYGLPSRTLYDKVRKLNITTGRGTHRTPKRSPPGAESSQGFSYSAAAAAAAHNYGHGHGHHSEVKRDQKVDHVPAHHGMPPTIPPSAAALLDHAFLQQALENRGGDMAGREALHAMALAAAAHAAANRLSSSPAELDQRSNGHGMRSPSPQGRHYPHEQEAMDLEMEKHEQNIIKRERDQDEREDADDEEDHEQEHVEDLSLARKERPPSPYSPQPTEAGAGVIMHASSASANGKDHEDYPSSPQFVPMGLKRELMEGEDAQARAD